AGAATACATTCGCAATTTCATGACCTACTGCCGGGGCTTGGTGCGGTTGATCGGGGAGACGGGCCTGAAAAACCTGCGGCTGATGGAGGAAGTGGAGAAGCGGGAAAAAACGGAAAAGGAAGCCGCCTTTTTCCGTTTCATCGTCGAGAACGCTCAGGACCCTGTCTACGTCCTGGATCCTGCCGAAGGTTTCCGCATGTATTACGCCAATCCGGCGGCCTGCGCTCACTACGGATGGGATCTCGAGACCCTGCGGAAGATGCGCATTCCCGACTGGGATCCTGTCTTCGATATGGCGCGCATTCCCGAAATGCGGGAAAATCTCAAGGAAAACGAGATGGTTCGTTTTGAAACCCTGCATCGGGTCGCCTCCGGAGAACTGGTGCCGGTTGAAGTGACCTCCACCTACCTCGAGTACGAAGGCAGGGAATTGGCGATCGGCCACTTTTACGACATCAGGGAGCGAAAGGCCATGGAGGCCGCTCTGCAGGAGAGCCAGCACCGGATGATCGAAGCCCAGCGTATCGCAAAAGTGGGCAACTGGAGCTGGGATCTGTGCGGACGTCTTCTTTCCGCATCCCAGGAATGCCTGCGAATTCTGGGTACCAGCCCCAAAACCTTTCCGGAGACCGAAGCGGAACTGATCGACCGCATCTGCCCGGAAGACCGCCCTCGGGTAAAAGCCGCTTTCCGGCGCTTGGGTGTCGAAAAGAAAGCGATTGCCATCGAATATCGTCTGCTCTGCCCAAAGGGTCAGGAAATCGTTATCCGCGAGCAGAGAGAAATGGCCTGCGATGAGCAGGGAGGGCCGAGCGAATTCTTCGGCACCATCCAGGATATCACCGAACAGGTGCGCATGGCCGAGGCCCTGCGGGAAAAGGACTTGCTGCTCCTCCAGCAGAGCCGCATGGCAGCCATGGGGGAAATGATCAGCTACATCACTCACCAGTGGCGCCAGCCCCTGCAGCTCATCAGTCTTCTCATGCAGCATCTTGAGACTGAGCAGCAGCTGGGGAAGGTGGACGAGCAGTCCCTGTCCCGTGCCGTGCAGCAGATCCTGGATCTGGTCGAGCACATGGCCGTAACCCTTGATGACTTTCGGGATTTCTTCCGAACGGACAAGAGGAGGGAGCCTTTCGATTTGAAGGAAGCCATCGGCAAAATCCTCAGGTTCAGTGCCGCCGATATGAGCCTTCATCAGATCGAGGTTGTTTTTGATGCCCCGGAAGGGATGGCTGCTCTGGGTTACGGCAACGAATTTTCTCACGTGATGCTCAACATCCTGTACAATGCCAGAGACGCCCTTGTCGCCAACCGGTCCGAAAACCGCCGCATTAGGGTGGGCCTGAGACGGGAAGGGGTCCGCAAGGCGATCACCATCCGGGACAACGCCGGTGGTATTCCCGAAACGGTTCGGGAAAAACTTTTCGAGCCCTATTTCACCACGAAAAAGAACGGGACCGGCATCGGTCTCTACATTTCCAAGATCATCGTTGAAAAACGCTTCAACGGTACCCTGTCCGCCCGCAACGTCAAGGACGGAGCCGAATTCCGCATTGAAATCTGATCAAATCGTCCCGAGTCCTGAGTCCTGAGTCCTGAGTCCTCACCCCTCACGCCTCACGCCTTTCGCCTTACCCATATAAATAGTTGACAGTTTTGATCAGGTATGGTATCCCTTTGCGCACTTCTGGGCAGACTTTTATTTTCGAGAGGTAATTCGTCGTGTTTGATACCTTGCGCGAAGATCTGCAGACCGTTTTTCAGCGGGATCCGGCCGCCCGCAGTGTCCTCGAAATCATTTTTTGCTATCCCGGGTTTCATGCCCTGCAGTTTTATCGGGTGGGCCACTTTTTATGGGAGCGCAAAATGTTTTTACTGGCCCGTACGGTCTCCCACCTGGGCCGCTTTTTCACCGGCATCGAGATCCATCCGGGGGCGGTCATCGGGCGCCGCTTCTTCATCGATCACGGCATGGGGGTGGTCATCGGCGAAACCACTGAAATCGGCGACGACTGCACCCTTTATCATGGCGTTACGCTCGGCGGGACCTCCTGGGCCAAGGAAAAACGCCACCCCACCCTGGGCAACAATATCGTGGTCGGCTCCGGAGCAAAAATATTGGGTCCTTTCAAGGTTGGCGACAACAGTAAAATCGGTTCCAATTCGGTCGTGGTCAAGGAAGTGCCTGCAAACTCCACCGTGGTGGGCGTACCCGGCCGGGTCGTCTATTCCAACGGCAGGAAGGTCGATCTGCGGCCCGACCTCGAGCACGGCCAGCTGCCCGACCCGGAAGAGCAGGCCATCCACTGCCTGTTCGATCAGTTGCGGGCCCTGGAAAAGCGGGTGCAGGAGCTGGAAGGAGCGCAGTCCGAATCCGCCGAGGCGGGCATGCCCAAATCCGGGCAAAAAGACAGGGCCGAATCATGAGAATTTCAACCAAAGCCCAGTATGCGGTGCGGGCCATGGCCAGACTGCATATCGCTTCTTCAGGCTCTCCTGTAACCAGCAAATCGATCGCCGAGAAGGAGGATATCTCCCCGGCGTTTCTGG
The genomic region above belongs to Syntrophotaleaceae bacterium and contains:
- a CDS encoding PocR ligand-binding domain-containing protein — encoded protein: MNKVHFRKLVDVDRLQELLEDLYHLTGVASAVLDVDENVLTAIGWQEVCTRFHRHHPETLERCRKSDAYIKTHLGKCPEGYVDYRCRNGLWDVAMPIFIEGKHLATFFTGQFFYEEDPPDIDFFKAQAEQFGFDQTEYVKAVRQVPVHSREYIRNFMTYCRGLVRLIGETGLKNLRLMEEVEKREKTEKEAAFFRFIVENAQDPVYVLDPAEGFRMYYANPAACAHYGWDLETLRKMRIPDWDPVFDMARIPEMRENLKENEMVRFETLHRVASGELVPVEVTSTYLEYEGRELAIGHFYDIRERKAMEAALQESQHRMIEAQRIAKVGNWSWDLCGRLLSASQECLRILGTSPKTFPETEAELIDRICPEDRPRVKAAFRRLGVEKKAIAIEYRLLCPKGQEIVIREQREMACDEQGGPSEFFGTIQDITEQVRMAEALREKDLLLLQQSRMAAMGEMISYITHQWRQPLQLISLLMQHLETEQQLGKVDEQSLSRAVQQILDLVEHMAVTLDDFRDFFRTDKRREPFDLKEAIGKILRFSAADMSLHQIEVVFDAPEGMAALGYGNEFSHVMLNILYNARDALVANRSENRRIRVGLRREGVRKAITIRDNAGGIPETVREKLFEPYFTTKKNGTGIGLYISKIIVEKRFNGTLSARNVKDGAEFRIEI
- the cysE gene encoding serine O-acetyltransferase, yielding MFDTLREDLQTVFQRDPAARSVLEIIFCYPGFHALQFYRVGHFLWERKMFLLARTVSHLGRFFTGIEIHPGAVIGRRFFIDHGMGVVIGETTEIGDDCTLYHGVTLGGTSWAKEKRHPTLGNNIVVGSGAKILGPFKVGDNSKIGSNSVVVKEVPANSTVVGVPGRVVYSNGRKVDLRPDLEHGQLPDPEEQAIHCLFDQLRALEKRVQELEGAQSESAEAGMPKSGQKDRAES